A section of the Scleropages formosus chromosome 12, fSclFor1.1, whole genome shotgun sequence genome encodes:
- the abcb11a gene encoding bile salt export pump isoform X2, with protein sequence MKKSDLNSVEDDTGQASQLSEDYSDNEKRSENKEEKNFSVAFYELFRFATGKDILMMVVGGVCALIHGAATPLMLLVYGLMTNTFVAYEMEVQQLTDPNKTCINQTISWINGSVFQQADNSTLACGVDIGAEMTMFAYYYLGIGLGVLVVSYFQIALWVSAAARQVQRMRKTYFRKIMCMEIGWFDCTSVGELNTRISDDIDKINNAIADQVSIFIERVSTFVFGFMVGFIGGWKLTLVVIAVSPLIGLAAGLMAMAVARLTGRELKAYAKAGAVADEVLSSIRTVAAFGGEDKETKRYDRNLATAQSWGIKKGVIVGAFQGCMWCIIFLCYALAFWYGAKLVLDTKELSPGTLIQVFFGILIAAMNLGQASPCLEAFASGRAAAKNIFDTIDREPQINCFSEEGHKLDKVKGDIEFHGVTFHYPSRPEVKILDGLNMLIKSGETTAFVGPSGSGKSTVVQLIQRFYDPKEGMVTLDGHDIRSLNIQWLRSLIGIVEQEPVLFATTIGENICFGRPGVSMEDVVKAAKEANAYNFIMDLPQKFDTLVGEGGGQMSGGQKQRIAIARALVRNPKILLLDMATSALDNESEAVVQEALDKVRFGRTTISIAHRLSTIRNADVIIGFEHGKAVERGTHNELLDKKGIYFTLVTLQNQSSDASSDAPSDEAALQNDATEEPCVERTNSFSRKSFKSKLRSSLRLRSESTLSLKNRPHALTASLKIGPNNFNMTEDEAEKDSGDSTEEQAKPAPVSRILKYNRPEWPYMLLGSLGAAINGSVSPIYAVLFSNILGAFSTEDLDMQRNQINGICILFIIVAVLSFFSQFLQGYAFGKSGELLTRRLRKLGFQAMLKQEIGWFDDPKNSPGTLTTRLATDASMIQGATGSQIGMIVSSLTNIGASLIIAFYFSWKLSLLVVCFLPLIGLSGAYQAKMLTGFANEDKKALEEAGQVSSEALSNIRTIAGLAKESVFVDLYEKQLETPYQAAKKKAIVYGISFGFAQCVIFMAFAASFRFGAYLVTSEGLHYMMVFRVISAVVISGTALGRASSFTPSYAKAKIAAAQLFKLLDRVPKISLSLTEGIKWDSFKGEVEFINCKFTYPTRPDIQVLNGLVVSVKPGETLAFVGSSGCGKSTSVQMLERFYDPDEGRVLIDGHPSTNVNVPFLRSKIGIVSQEPILFQCSIAENIQYGDNSREVSMDEVISASKKAFLHDFVMSLPDKYKTQVGAQGSQLSRGQKQRIAIARAIVKNPKILLLDEATSALDTESEKTVQAALDEARRGRTCIVIAHRLSTIQNADIIAVMSQGVVIEKGSHDELMAMKSAYYKLVTTGAPIS encoded by the exons ATGAAGAAGTCTGATTTAAACTCTGTAGAAGATGACACAGGCCAAGCATCCCAGCTAAGTGAAG attatTCAGACAAtgaaaagag GAGTGaaaataaggaagaaaaaaacttcagtgTTGCATTTTATGAGTTG TTTCGATTTGCAACAGGAAAAGATATCTTGATGATGGTGGTGGGTGGAGTATGTGCTCTCATCCACGGGGCTGCAACCCCTCTCATGCTCCTTGTCTATGGCCTGATGACCAACACCTTTGTGGCCTACGAAATGGAGGTCCAACAACTGACAGATCCCAATAAGACCTGCATCAACCAAACCATCAGCTGGATCAATGGCTCTGTCTTTCAGCAGGCTGACAACAGCACACTGGCTTGTGG tGTGGACATTGGGGCTGAAATGACCATGTTTGCCTATTACTATCTTGGCATTGGGCTAGGAGTCTTAGTTGTTAGTTACTTTCAA ATCGCTCTTTGGGTGTCAGCTGCTGCAAGGCAGGTACAGAGGATGAGGAAAACATACTTTCGAAAGATAATGTGCATGGAAATTGGGTGGTTTGACTGCACCTCCGTTGGAGAGCTAAACACCAGAATATCAGA TGATATCGACAAGATTAACAACGCCATTGCAGACCAGGTGTCCATTTTCATTGAAAGGGTCTCAACCTTTGTCTTTGGCTTCATGGTGGGTTTTATTGGAGGATGGAAGCTGACTCTGGTGGTCATTGCAGTCAGCCCTCTAATTGGGCTTGCTGCTGGGTTAATGGCCATG GCAGTGGCGAGACTCACAGGTCGAGAACTTAAGGCCTATGCCAAGGCCGGGGCTGTGGCAGACGAAGTGCTCTCCTCTATCAGAACTGTGGCAGCCTTTGGAGGCGAGGATAAGGAGACTAAGAG GTATGACAGAAACCTTGCCACAGCTCAGAGCTGGGGTATCAAGAAGGGTGTGATTGTTGGTGCGTTTCAAGGCTGCATGTGGTGCATCATTTTTCTTTGCTATGCTCTGGCTTTTTGGTACGGAGCAAAACTGGTCCTTGACACAAAAGAGCTGTCTCCTGGAACCCTCATCCAG GTTTTCTTCGGGATTCTCATCGCAGCAATGAACTTGGGACAGGCCTCACCCTGCCTGGAGGCTTTTGCTTctggtagagctgctgctaaGAATATTTTTGACACCATCGATAGG GAGCCACAAATCAACTGTTTCTCAGAGGAAGGGCACAAGTTAGATAAAGTAAAAGGAGATATTGAATTCCATGGTGTCACATTCCATTACCCATCCCGACCAGAGGTTAAG atTTTAGATGGATTGAACATGCTGATTAAATCAGGGGAAACCACTGCATTTGTTGGACCCAGCGGTTCAGGCAAAAGTACTGTTGTGCAACTCATACAGAGGTTTTATGACCCAAAAGAAGGAATg GTGACCCTGGATGGGCATGATATCCGCAGCCTGAACATCCAGTGGCTTCGCTCCCTGATTGGGATTGTGGAGCAGGAGCCTGTATTGTTCGCCACAACAATTGGTGAGAACATCTGCTTTGGGCGACCAGGAGTCTCTATGGAAGATGTTGTAAAGGCAGCCAAGGAGGCCAACGCCTACAACTTCATCATGGACTTGCCCCAG AAATTTGACACCCTAGTTGGGGAGGGAGGTGGTCAGATGAGTGGTGGGCAGAAACAGAGGATTGCCATTGCTCGAGCGCTGGTGAGGAACCCGAAGATCCTGCTGTTGGACATGGCCACTTCTGCCCTAGACAATGAGAGTGAGGCAGTGGTGCAGGAGGCTCTTGACAAA GTTCGCTTTGGCAGAACAACCATCAGCATTGCCCACCGGTTGTCTACCATTCGAAATGCTGATGTCATCATTGGCTTTGAGCATGGAAAGGCTGTGGAAAGGGGCACACACAATGAACTCCTGGACAAGAAGGGTATTTACTTCACCCTGGTCACGCTGCAGAACCAGAGCAGTGATGCATCAAGTGATGCACCCAGCGATGAAGCAG CTCTTCAAAATGATGCCACTGAGGAGCCATGTGTTGAGAGGACTAACAGTTTCAGCAGGAAAAGCTTTAAATCTAAGCTAAG GTCTTCTCTCCGTTTGCGGTCAGAGTCAACATTGTCCCTTAAAAACCGTCCTCATGCTCTGACTGCATCACTCAAAATTGGACCAAACAACTTCAATATGACAGAAGATGAAGCCGAAAAG GACTCAGGGGACAGTACAGAGGAGCAAGCAAAACCAGCACCAGTGTCCCGTATTCTCAAGTATAACAGGCCTGAATGGCCCTACATGCTTCTGGGATCCCTGGGCGCAGCAATAAATGGGTCTGTCAGTCCCATCTATGCTGTTTTGTTCAGCAACATTCTAGGG GCATTTTCGACTGAAGATCTGGACATGCAGAGGAACCAGATCAATGGCATATGCATATTGTTCATCATTGTAGCCGTTTTGAGCTTCTTCTCACAGTTCTTACAG GGGTATGCATTTGGGAAGTCTGGGGAGCTGTTGACACGGAGGCTCAGAAAGCTGGGATTCCAAGCCATGCTGAAGCAAGAGATTGGCTGGTTTGATGACCCCAAAAACAGTCCTGGTACTCTGACCACAAGGCTGGCCACAGATGCATCCATGATTCAAGGG GCCACAGGATCACAGATTGGAATGATCGTTTCCTCCTTAACCAACATAGGGGCCTCGCTCATTATAGCGTTCTACTTCAGCTGGAAGCTAAGCCTCCTGGTGGTTTGCTTTCTGCCACTCATTGGACTGTCGGGGGCCTACCAGGCAAAAATGCTAACAGGTTTTGCCAATGAAGACAAGAAAGCCTTGGAGGAAGCTGGGCAG GTTTCCAGTGAAGCTCTTTCCAACATCAGGACCATTGCAGGGCTGGCGAAGGAGAGCGTCTTTGTGGATTTATATGAGAAACAGCTGGAAACCCCTTATCAGGCAGCCAAAAAGAAGGCTATTGTTTACGGCATCTCTTTTGGATTTGCACAATGTGTCATTTTCATGGCCTTTGCAGCTTCCTTTCGATTTGGTGCTTATCTTGTCACCTCTGAAGGACTGCATTACATGATGGTTTTCAG AGTGATTTCAGCCGTTGTGATCAGCGGGACAGCACTGGGAAGGGCCTCGTCCTTCACCCCCAGTTACGCCAAGGCCAAAATTGCAGCAGCCCAGCTTTTTAAGCTCCTTGACAGAGTCCCAAAAATAAGCCTCAGCCTGACAGAGGGCATAAAATGG GACTCTTTCAAAGGAGAGGTGGAGTTCATCAACTGCAAATTCACGTACCCGACAAGACCTGATATCCAAGTGTTAAATGGCCTTGTAGTGTCAGTGAAGCCAGGTGAAACCCTAGCCTTTGTGGGCAGCAGTGGCTGTGGTAAGAGCACTAGTGTCCAGATGCTGGAGAGGTTCTATGACCCCGACGAAGGCAGAGTG CTGATAGATGGGCACCCATCTACGAATGTCAATGTGCCATTCCTGAGGTCCAAGATTGGCATTGTCTCCCAAGAACCTATCCTATTTCAATGCAGCATTGCTGAAAACATCCAGTATGGAGACAACAGTCGAGAAGTTAGCATGGATGAAGTTATTTCTGCGTCAAAGAAGGCTTTTCTGCATGATTTTGTCATGTCATTGCCAGAT AAATACAAGACACAGGTTGGTGCCCAGGGCTCCCAGCTGTCCCGTGGACAGAAGCAGCGTATTGCCATCGCCAGGGCCATTGTGAAAAACCCCAAGATCCTTCTCCTGGATGAGGCCACGTCGGCTTTGGACACTGAGAGTGAAAAG ACAGTTCAGGCTGCACTGGATGAGGCCAGACGGGGCCGCACCTGCATTGTCATTGCGCACCGATTGTCCACTATCCAAAATGCTGACATTATAGCTGTCATGTCCCAAGGGGTTGTTATTGAAAAAGGAAGTCATGATGAGCTCATGGCCATGAAATCTGCCTACTACAAACTGGTCACAACAGGAGCACCCATTAGTTAG
- the abcb11a gene encoding bile salt export pump isoform X1, producing the protein MKKSDLNSVEDDTGQASQLSEDYSDNEKRSENKEEKNFSVAFYELFRFATGKDILMMVVGGVCALIHGAATPLMLLVYGLMTNTFVAYEMEVQQLTDPNKTCINQTISWINGSVFQQADNSTLACGVDIGAEMTMFAYYYLGIGLGVLVVSYFQIALWVSAAARQVQRMRKTYFRKIMCMEIGWFDCTSVGELNTRISDDIDKINNAIADQVSIFIERVSTFVFGFMVGFIGGWKLTLVVIAVSPLIGLAAGLMAMAVARLTGRELKAYAKAGAVADEVLSSIRTVAAFGGEDKETKRYDRNLATAQSWGIKKGVIVGAFQGCMWCIIFLCYALAFWYGAKLVLDTKELSPGTLIQVFFGILIAAMNLGQASPCLEAFASGRAAAKNIFDTIDREPQINCFSEEGHKLDKVKGDIEFHGVTFHYPSRPEVKILDGLNMLIKSGETTAFVGPSGSGKSTVVQLIQRFYDPKEGMVTLDGHDIRSLNIQWLRSLIGIVEQEPVLFATTIGENICFGRPGVSMEDVVKAAKEANAYNFIMDLPQKFDTLVGEGGGQMSGGQKQRIAIARALVRNPKILLLDMATSALDNESEAVVQEALDKVRFGRTTISIAHRLSTIRNADVIIGFEHGKAVERGTHNELLDKKGIYFTLVTLQNQSSDASSDAPSDEAGQSLQNDATEEPCVERTNSFSRKSFKSKLRSSLRLRSESTLSLKNRPHALTASLKIGPNNFNMTEDEAEKDSGDSTEEQAKPAPVSRILKYNRPEWPYMLLGSLGAAINGSVSPIYAVLFSNILGAFSTEDLDMQRNQINGICILFIIVAVLSFFSQFLQGYAFGKSGELLTRRLRKLGFQAMLKQEIGWFDDPKNSPGTLTTRLATDASMIQGATGSQIGMIVSSLTNIGASLIIAFYFSWKLSLLVVCFLPLIGLSGAYQAKMLTGFANEDKKALEEAGQVSSEALSNIRTIAGLAKESVFVDLYEKQLETPYQAAKKKAIVYGISFGFAQCVIFMAFAASFRFGAYLVTSEGLHYMMVFRVISAVVISGTALGRASSFTPSYAKAKIAAAQLFKLLDRVPKISLSLTEGIKWDSFKGEVEFINCKFTYPTRPDIQVLNGLVVSVKPGETLAFVGSSGCGKSTSVQMLERFYDPDEGRVLIDGHPSTNVNVPFLRSKIGIVSQEPILFQCSIAENIQYGDNSREVSMDEVISASKKAFLHDFVMSLPDKYKTQVGAQGSQLSRGQKQRIAIARAIVKNPKILLLDEATSALDTESEKTVQAALDEARRGRTCIVIAHRLSTIQNADIIAVMSQGVVIEKGSHDELMAMKSAYYKLVTTGAPIS; encoded by the exons ATGAAGAAGTCTGATTTAAACTCTGTAGAAGATGACACAGGCCAAGCATCCCAGCTAAGTGAAG attatTCAGACAAtgaaaagag GAGTGaaaataaggaagaaaaaaacttcagtgTTGCATTTTATGAGTTG TTTCGATTTGCAACAGGAAAAGATATCTTGATGATGGTGGTGGGTGGAGTATGTGCTCTCATCCACGGGGCTGCAACCCCTCTCATGCTCCTTGTCTATGGCCTGATGACCAACACCTTTGTGGCCTACGAAATGGAGGTCCAACAACTGACAGATCCCAATAAGACCTGCATCAACCAAACCATCAGCTGGATCAATGGCTCTGTCTTTCAGCAGGCTGACAACAGCACACTGGCTTGTGG tGTGGACATTGGGGCTGAAATGACCATGTTTGCCTATTACTATCTTGGCATTGGGCTAGGAGTCTTAGTTGTTAGTTACTTTCAA ATCGCTCTTTGGGTGTCAGCTGCTGCAAGGCAGGTACAGAGGATGAGGAAAACATACTTTCGAAAGATAATGTGCATGGAAATTGGGTGGTTTGACTGCACCTCCGTTGGAGAGCTAAACACCAGAATATCAGA TGATATCGACAAGATTAACAACGCCATTGCAGACCAGGTGTCCATTTTCATTGAAAGGGTCTCAACCTTTGTCTTTGGCTTCATGGTGGGTTTTATTGGAGGATGGAAGCTGACTCTGGTGGTCATTGCAGTCAGCCCTCTAATTGGGCTTGCTGCTGGGTTAATGGCCATG GCAGTGGCGAGACTCACAGGTCGAGAACTTAAGGCCTATGCCAAGGCCGGGGCTGTGGCAGACGAAGTGCTCTCCTCTATCAGAACTGTGGCAGCCTTTGGAGGCGAGGATAAGGAGACTAAGAG GTATGACAGAAACCTTGCCACAGCTCAGAGCTGGGGTATCAAGAAGGGTGTGATTGTTGGTGCGTTTCAAGGCTGCATGTGGTGCATCATTTTTCTTTGCTATGCTCTGGCTTTTTGGTACGGAGCAAAACTGGTCCTTGACACAAAAGAGCTGTCTCCTGGAACCCTCATCCAG GTTTTCTTCGGGATTCTCATCGCAGCAATGAACTTGGGACAGGCCTCACCCTGCCTGGAGGCTTTTGCTTctggtagagctgctgctaaGAATATTTTTGACACCATCGATAGG GAGCCACAAATCAACTGTTTCTCAGAGGAAGGGCACAAGTTAGATAAAGTAAAAGGAGATATTGAATTCCATGGTGTCACATTCCATTACCCATCCCGACCAGAGGTTAAG atTTTAGATGGATTGAACATGCTGATTAAATCAGGGGAAACCACTGCATTTGTTGGACCCAGCGGTTCAGGCAAAAGTACTGTTGTGCAACTCATACAGAGGTTTTATGACCCAAAAGAAGGAATg GTGACCCTGGATGGGCATGATATCCGCAGCCTGAACATCCAGTGGCTTCGCTCCCTGATTGGGATTGTGGAGCAGGAGCCTGTATTGTTCGCCACAACAATTGGTGAGAACATCTGCTTTGGGCGACCAGGAGTCTCTATGGAAGATGTTGTAAAGGCAGCCAAGGAGGCCAACGCCTACAACTTCATCATGGACTTGCCCCAG AAATTTGACACCCTAGTTGGGGAGGGAGGTGGTCAGATGAGTGGTGGGCAGAAACAGAGGATTGCCATTGCTCGAGCGCTGGTGAGGAACCCGAAGATCCTGCTGTTGGACATGGCCACTTCTGCCCTAGACAATGAGAGTGAGGCAGTGGTGCAGGAGGCTCTTGACAAA GTTCGCTTTGGCAGAACAACCATCAGCATTGCCCACCGGTTGTCTACCATTCGAAATGCTGATGTCATCATTGGCTTTGAGCATGGAAAGGCTGTGGAAAGGGGCACACACAATGAACTCCTGGACAAGAAGGGTATTTACTTCACCCTGGTCACGCTGCAGAACCAGAGCAGTGATGCATCAAGTGATGCACCCAGCGATGAAGCAGGCCAGT CTCTTCAAAATGATGCCACTGAGGAGCCATGTGTTGAGAGGACTAACAGTTTCAGCAGGAAAAGCTTTAAATCTAAGCTAAG GTCTTCTCTCCGTTTGCGGTCAGAGTCAACATTGTCCCTTAAAAACCGTCCTCATGCTCTGACTGCATCACTCAAAATTGGACCAAACAACTTCAATATGACAGAAGATGAAGCCGAAAAG GACTCAGGGGACAGTACAGAGGAGCAAGCAAAACCAGCACCAGTGTCCCGTATTCTCAAGTATAACAGGCCTGAATGGCCCTACATGCTTCTGGGATCCCTGGGCGCAGCAATAAATGGGTCTGTCAGTCCCATCTATGCTGTTTTGTTCAGCAACATTCTAGGG GCATTTTCGACTGAAGATCTGGACATGCAGAGGAACCAGATCAATGGCATATGCATATTGTTCATCATTGTAGCCGTTTTGAGCTTCTTCTCACAGTTCTTACAG GGGTATGCATTTGGGAAGTCTGGGGAGCTGTTGACACGGAGGCTCAGAAAGCTGGGATTCCAAGCCATGCTGAAGCAAGAGATTGGCTGGTTTGATGACCCCAAAAACAGTCCTGGTACTCTGACCACAAGGCTGGCCACAGATGCATCCATGATTCAAGGG GCCACAGGATCACAGATTGGAATGATCGTTTCCTCCTTAACCAACATAGGGGCCTCGCTCATTATAGCGTTCTACTTCAGCTGGAAGCTAAGCCTCCTGGTGGTTTGCTTTCTGCCACTCATTGGACTGTCGGGGGCCTACCAGGCAAAAATGCTAACAGGTTTTGCCAATGAAGACAAGAAAGCCTTGGAGGAAGCTGGGCAG GTTTCCAGTGAAGCTCTTTCCAACATCAGGACCATTGCAGGGCTGGCGAAGGAGAGCGTCTTTGTGGATTTATATGAGAAACAGCTGGAAACCCCTTATCAGGCAGCCAAAAAGAAGGCTATTGTTTACGGCATCTCTTTTGGATTTGCACAATGTGTCATTTTCATGGCCTTTGCAGCTTCCTTTCGATTTGGTGCTTATCTTGTCACCTCTGAAGGACTGCATTACATGATGGTTTTCAG AGTGATTTCAGCCGTTGTGATCAGCGGGACAGCACTGGGAAGGGCCTCGTCCTTCACCCCCAGTTACGCCAAGGCCAAAATTGCAGCAGCCCAGCTTTTTAAGCTCCTTGACAGAGTCCCAAAAATAAGCCTCAGCCTGACAGAGGGCATAAAATGG GACTCTTTCAAAGGAGAGGTGGAGTTCATCAACTGCAAATTCACGTACCCGACAAGACCTGATATCCAAGTGTTAAATGGCCTTGTAGTGTCAGTGAAGCCAGGTGAAACCCTAGCCTTTGTGGGCAGCAGTGGCTGTGGTAAGAGCACTAGTGTCCAGATGCTGGAGAGGTTCTATGACCCCGACGAAGGCAGAGTG CTGATAGATGGGCACCCATCTACGAATGTCAATGTGCCATTCCTGAGGTCCAAGATTGGCATTGTCTCCCAAGAACCTATCCTATTTCAATGCAGCATTGCTGAAAACATCCAGTATGGAGACAACAGTCGAGAAGTTAGCATGGATGAAGTTATTTCTGCGTCAAAGAAGGCTTTTCTGCATGATTTTGTCATGTCATTGCCAGAT AAATACAAGACACAGGTTGGTGCCCAGGGCTCCCAGCTGTCCCGTGGACAGAAGCAGCGTATTGCCATCGCCAGGGCCATTGTGAAAAACCCCAAGATCCTTCTCCTGGATGAGGCCACGTCGGCTTTGGACACTGAGAGTGAAAAG ACAGTTCAGGCTGCACTGGATGAGGCCAGACGGGGCCGCACCTGCATTGTCATTGCGCACCGATTGTCCACTATCCAAAATGCTGACATTATAGCTGTCATGTCCCAAGGGGTTGTTATTGAAAAAGGAAGTCATGATGAGCTCATGGCCATGAAATCTGCCTACTACAAACTGGTCACAACAGGAGCACCCATTAGTTAG